A window from Cryobacterium sp. SO1 encodes these proteins:
- a CDS encoding ABC transporter substrate-binding protein: MRLRSTFIGAGLVAALALTGCTGGAAPTSQPEGGASITIAKPDGAITTESNNPWVGDSSANKLGYKNVVFEPLAMVNAVGKNETTPWLAEKVEWNADYTQLTVTPRTGVTWNDGEDFTADDIVFSFNLIKNTPALDTGNLQLTDVVKDGENVVLTFAESKFVKQAQVLHIPMVPEHVWADIADPSTEVNPEPVGTGPYTLDSFSSQSVTMQARDDYWGGDLAVPTLYYVSYNDNTALTTALANGDADWAQAFIPNVQSAFVDKDPDHNVFWAANVMAPDVLFVNHQKKPFNNVAFRQAVNTVIDRTAHTEIAREKAGPELSSVTGLPTPVGEQYIAPQYEGEELSTDVDAARAILEDAGYTWADDALVDPDGEPVSFTLEVPQGWNDYVTGISLIADQVTKTLGADAKVNTPDVDTWWANKRTGNFDAIMHWTDSGTTPYDLYSDTMDGRWLLTGEEVDYNFGRYENPRATELLNTYATAATDEERTAALEEVQSIFVDDVPVIPVGTHPVLGEYNTRNYVGWPNEDDQYATADPLQVTVPLILTKLTPAE; this comes from the coding sequence ATGAGGCTTAGATCAACCTTTATCGGCGCTGGACTGGTGGCGGCTCTCGCACTCACCGGTTGCACCGGAGGCGCCGCACCCACCTCGCAGCCTGAGGGCGGGGCGTCCATCACCATCGCCAAGCCTGACGGAGCGATCACCACGGAGTCGAACAACCCCTGGGTCGGGGATTCGTCCGCGAACAAGCTCGGCTACAAGAACGTCGTCTTCGAACCCCTCGCCATGGTCAACGCCGTCGGCAAGAACGAGACCACCCCCTGGCTGGCCGAGAAAGTCGAATGGAACGCCGACTACACCCAGCTCACCGTCACCCCGCGCACCGGCGTGACCTGGAACGACGGTGAGGACTTCACCGCGGACGACATCGTGTTCTCCTTCAACCTGATCAAAAACACTCCCGCGCTCGACACGGGCAACCTGCAGCTGACCGACGTGGTCAAGGACGGCGAGAACGTCGTCCTCACCTTCGCCGAATCCAAGTTCGTCAAGCAGGCGCAGGTGCTGCACATCCCGATGGTCCCGGAGCACGTCTGGGCCGACATCGCCGACCCGAGCACGGAAGTCAACCCCGAGCCCGTCGGCACCGGCCCGTACACGCTGGACAGCTTCAGCAGCCAGTCGGTCACGATGCAGGCCCGTGACGACTACTGGGGCGGCGACCTCGCCGTGCCGACCCTGTACTACGTCTCGTACAACGACAACACGGCGCTGACCACGGCCCTCGCCAACGGCGACGCCGACTGGGCGCAGGCCTTCATCCCCAACGTGCAGAGCGCATTCGTGGACAAGGACCCCGACCACAACGTGTTCTGGGCGGCCAACGTGATGGCGCCGGACGTCTTGTTCGTCAACCACCAGAAGAAGCCGTTCAACAACGTCGCCTTCCGCCAGGCGGTCAACACCGTCATCGACCGTACGGCACACACCGAGATCGCCCGTGAGAAGGCCGGCCCCGAGCTGTCCTCGGTGACCGGTCTGCCGACCCCGGTGGGCGAGCAGTACATCGCTCCCCAGTACGAGGGCGAGGAGCTCTCGACCGACGTTGACGCCGCTCGCGCGATCCTCGAAGACGCCGGCTACACCTGGGCGGATGACGCCCTGGTCGACCCCGACGGCGAGCCGGTCTCGTTCACCCTCGAGGTTCCGCAGGGCTGGAACGACTACGTCACCGGCATCAGCCTCATCGCCGACCAGGTCACGAAGACCCTCGGCGCCGACGCGAAGGTGAACACGCCGGACGTCGACACCTGGTGGGCCAACAAGCGCACCGGCAACTTCGACGCCATCATGCACTGGACCGACAGCGGCACCACGCCGTACGACCTCTACTCCGACACGATGGACGGTCGCTGGTTGCTGACGGGCGAAGAGGTGGACTACAACTTCGGTCGCTACGAGAACCCGCGTGCCACCGAGCTGCTGAACACCTACGCCACCGCGGCCACCGATGAGGAGCGCACCGCGGCCCTCGAAGAAGTGCAGAGCATCTTCGTCGATGACGTTCCGGTGATCCCGGTCGGCACCCACCCGGTGCTGGGCGAGTACAACACCCGCAACTACGTGGGCTGGCCCAACGAGGACGACCAGTACGCCACGGCTGACCCCCTGCAGGTCACCGTCCCGCTGATCCTCACCAAGCTGACACCGGCCGAGTAG
- a CDS encoding TetR/AcrR family transcriptional regulator gives MTSNDSDLIVAAEGGTVTQEAPSPAPRTRPATQRKRREILDAAIGIFGNKGYANGTLADIAEQVDITHAGVLHHFGSKQNLLLEMLSYRDETDVADLDKQHIPDGPELFLHLVRTALVNSRRAGVVQTYTVLSAESVTDDHPARPFFENRYSTLRAVVTDAFRVLCKQEGVTEPATIAAASASILAVMDGLQLQWLLHPQEIELAEASEFAIRAIVNAVLRPGPELSDYSRT, from the coding sequence ATGACAAGTAACGATTCAGACCTCATCGTCGCCGCTGAAGGGGGCACCGTGACACAGGAAGCCCCGAGCCCGGCGCCCCGCACCAGGCCCGCGACGCAGCGCAAGCGCCGAGAGATCCTCGACGCCGCCATCGGCATCTTCGGCAACAAGGGCTACGCGAACGGCACCCTCGCCGACATCGCCGAGCAGGTGGACATCACCCACGCCGGGGTGCTTCACCACTTCGGGTCGAAGCAGAACCTCCTGCTCGAAATGCTCAGCTACCGCGACGAGACCGACGTCGCCGATCTCGACAAGCAGCACATCCCGGATGGGCCGGAACTGTTCCTGCACCTGGTGCGGACGGCCCTCGTGAACTCGCGCCGCGCCGGTGTCGTGCAGACCTACACCGTACTCTCGGCCGAGTCCGTCACGGACGACCACCCGGCACGCCCGTTCTTCGAGAACCGGTACTCCACTCTGCGGGCCGTGGTCACGGATGCCTTCCGCGTGCTGTGCAAACAGGAGGGCGTCACCGAGCCCGCGACGATCGCCGCCGCCTCGGCGAGCATCCTCGCGGTGATGGACGGCTTGCAGCTGCAATGGCTCCTGCACCCGCAGGAGATCGAACTCGCCGAGGCCAGCGAGTTCGCCATCCGGGCGATCGTCAACGCCGTGCTGCGCCCCGGGCCGGAGCTCTCCGACTACTCCCGAACCTGA